The Colias croceus chromosome 3, ilColCroc2.1 genome includes a region encoding these proteins:
- the LOC123705829 gene encoding venom serine carboxypeptidase-like isoform X2 gives MKLSLKWTHLNSYCKVIVKEESIDDNNVINDNTKPKIYIELPTYKPPKKEVNTESTNEEVKTVLDENVTKATLSKCDKANDLDGELDNISDECQPEVNDPALILTPYIEDGKIEEAREASKVDPKLFLGVESYSGFFTVNKTYDSNMFFWYFPVENKPVNETPWIIWLQGGPGITSLTGLFDEIGPFKVTHFQELRRNRYSWIKNHSLLFIDNPVGTGYSFTNDFNGFSRDMAAYSKNLYSTVKQFLEVFSELKTAPLYIAGESYAGKYVPALGVQLHRHKKLSEIDVNLQGFMIGNALVDPAMIKNVNQPFLNFGLVSKEQVESIEPLIKSFQADIAAHRSVEAKEKWMQLVSILLLLSHQKHGYNFLKDDLGVGSFIGFINSPEVRKAMHVGSIKFSFVNVTANVEMGPDFLSSSQELFEELLDSYRVLSYCGQLDQLLSCMFSAENHRTWQWKDREEFIQATRRPYMFRNRLAGYIKSGGNLTEVVIRGAGHMVPMDEPLSLQRLVTNWIQDIPVPIHSSLKEDLMLQQIVNNYTLLYF, from the exons ATGAAGTTATCATTAAAATGGACCCACTTGAA CTCCTACTGTAAGGTTATTGTAAAAGAGGAATCTATTGACGataacaatgtaataaatgacAATaccaaaccaaaaatatacatagaaTTACCAACTTATAAACCGCCCAAGAAAGAAGTGAATACAGAAAGTACAAACGAAGAAGTGAAAACAGTGTTGGATGAAAATGTAACAAAAGCTACTCTCTCGAAATGTGACAAAGCAAATGATTTAGACGGTGAATTGGATAATATTTCTGATGAATGTCAGCCTGAAGTAAATGACCCAGCTCTTATTCTAACTCCATACATAGAAGATGGCAAAATCGAAGAAGCCCGGGAAGCGAGCAAGGTTGATCCGAAATTATTCCTAGGAGTTGAGAGTTATTCTGGCTTCTTTACTGTCAATAAAACATACGACTCGAATATGTTCTTTTGGTACTTTCCTGTTGAGAATAAGCCAGTAAATGAAACGCCTTGGATTATTTGGTTGCAAGGTGGACCGGGTATTACTAGTCTCACTGGGTTGTTCGATGAAATTGGACCGTTTAAAGTGACTCACTTTCAAGAACTGCGAC GAAACAGATATTCATGGATAAAAAACCactcgttattatttattgacaaTCCGGTGGGCACGGGTTACAGTTTCACAAACGATTTCAATGGCTTTTCAAGGGATATGGCCGCG TATTCCAAAAACTTATACAGTACTGTGAAGCAATTTCTCGAAGTATTCTCAGAGTTGAAGACAGCTCCTCTGTATATAGCTGGAGAGTCGTATGCCGGAAAATATGTTCCCGCGCTTGGTGTTCAGCTGCATAgacacaaaaaattatctgAAATCGACGTTAATCTtcaa GGTTTCATGATAGGCAATGCGCTTGTTGACCCAGCAATGATTAAAAACGTGAACCAACCCTTTCTTAACTTCGGGTTGGTAAGCAAAGAACAGGTTGAATCAATCGAGCCTTTGATTAAATCTTTTCAGGCTGATATTGCTGCTCATAGAAGTGTTGAAGCTAAAGAG AAATGGATGCAGCTCGTTTCCATATTGCTACTTTTGTCGCACCAGAAGCACGGGTACAATTTTTTGAAAGACGACCTCGGTGTAGGATCCTTTATTGGTTTTATAAATAGTCCCGAAGTGAGAAAAGCTATGCACGTTGGAAGCATTAAGTTTTCCTTCGTCAATGTTACAGCTAATGTCGAAATGGGACCAGACTTTTTGAGCAGTTCCCAGGAGCTATTTGAAGAATTATTGGACAGTTATAGGGTCCTTTCCTATTG CGGTCAATTGGATCAACTTTTGTCTTGTATGTTCAGCGCGGAAAACCATCGTACATGGCAATGGAAAGACAGGGAAGAATTTATACAAGCGACAAGGCGCCCGTATATGTTCCGAAACAGACTTGCTGG TTATATCAAATCTGGTGGCAATTTAACAGAAGTGGTGATACGTGGCGCGGGTCACATGGTCCCGATGGACGAACCGTTGTCTTTACAGCGACTGGTCACCAATTGGATTCAAGACATACCAGTTCCCATACATAGCTCCTTGAAGGAAGACCTGATGTTGCAGCAAATCGTCAATAACTACactttattatacttttaa
- the LOC123705829 gene encoding venom serine carboxypeptidase-like isoform X1, producing the protein MFKIIVLFALVIASSYCKVIVKEESIDDNNVINDNTKPKIYIELPTYKPPKKEVNTESTNEEVKTVLDENVTKATLSKCDKANDLDGELDNISDECQPEVNDPALILTPYIEDGKIEEAREASKVDPKLFLGVESYSGFFTVNKTYDSNMFFWYFPVENKPVNETPWIIWLQGGPGITSLTGLFDEIGPFKVTHFQELRRNRYSWIKNHSLLFIDNPVGTGYSFTNDFNGFSRDMAAYSKNLYSTVKQFLEVFSELKTAPLYIAGESYAGKYVPALGVQLHRHKKLSEIDVNLQGFMIGNALVDPAMIKNVNQPFLNFGLVSKEQVESIEPLIKSFQADIAAHRSVEAKEKWMQLVSILLLLSHQKHGYNFLKDDLGVGSFIGFINSPEVRKAMHVGSIKFSFVNVTANVEMGPDFLSSSQELFEELLDSYRVLSYCGQLDQLLSCMFSAENHRTWQWKDREEFIQATRRPYMFRNRLAGYIKSGGNLTEVVIRGAGHMVPMDEPLSLQRLVTNWIQDIPVPIHSSLKEDLMLQQIVNNYTLLYF; encoded by the exons atgtttaaaatcatAGTATTGTTTGCTCTAGTTATAGCGAG CTCCTACTGTAAGGTTATTGTAAAAGAGGAATCTATTGACGataacaatgtaataaatgacAATaccaaaccaaaaatatacatagaaTTACCAACTTATAAACCGCCCAAGAAAGAAGTGAATACAGAAAGTACAAACGAAGAAGTGAAAACAGTGTTGGATGAAAATGTAACAAAAGCTACTCTCTCGAAATGTGACAAAGCAAATGATTTAGACGGTGAATTGGATAATATTTCTGATGAATGTCAGCCTGAAGTAAATGACCCAGCTCTTATTCTAACTCCATACATAGAAGATGGCAAAATCGAAGAAGCCCGGGAAGCGAGCAAGGTTGATCCGAAATTATTCCTAGGAGTTGAGAGTTATTCTGGCTTCTTTACTGTCAATAAAACATACGACTCGAATATGTTCTTTTGGTACTTTCCTGTTGAGAATAAGCCAGTAAATGAAACGCCTTGGATTATTTGGTTGCAAGGTGGACCGGGTATTACTAGTCTCACTGGGTTGTTCGATGAAATTGGACCGTTTAAAGTGACTCACTTTCAAGAACTGCGAC GAAACAGATATTCATGGATAAAAAACCactcgttattatttattgacaaTCCGGTGGGCACGGGTTACAGTTTCACAAACGATTTCAATGGCTTTTCAAGGGATATGGCCGCG TATTCCAAAAACTTATACAGTACTGTGAAGCAATTTCTCGAAGTATTCTCAGAGTTGAAGACAGCTCCTCTGTATATAGCTGGAGAGTCGTATGCCGGAAAATATGTTCCCGCGCTTGGTGTTCAGCTGCATAgacacaaaaaattatctgAAATCGACGTTAATCTtcaa GGTTTCATGATAGGCAATGCGCTTGTTGACCCAGCAATGATTAAAAACGTGAACCAACCCTTTCTTAACTTCGGGTTGGTAAGCAAAGAACAGGTTGAATCAATCGAGCCTTTGATTAAATCTTTTCAGGCTGATATTGCTGCTCATAGAAGTGTTGAAGCTAAAGAG AAATGGATGCAGCTCGTTTCCATATTGCTACTTTTGTCGCACCAGAAGCACGGGTACAATTTTTTGAAAGACGACCTCGGTGTAGGATCCTTTATTGGTTTTATAAATAGTCCCGAAGTGAGAAAAGCTATGCACGTTGGAAGCATTAAGTTTTCCTTCGTCAATGTTACAGCTAATGTCGAAATGGGACCAGACTTTTTGAGCAGTTCCCAGGAGCTATTTGAAGAATTATTGGACAGTTATAGGGTCCTTTCCTATTG CGGTCAATTGGATCAACTTTTGTCTTGTATGTTCAGCGCGGAAAACCATCGTACATGGCAATGGAAAGACAGGGAAGAATTTATACAAGCGACAAGGCGCCCGTATATGTTCCGAAACAGACTTGCTGG TTATATCAAATCTGGTGGCAATTTAACAGAAGTGGTGATACGTGGCGCGGGTCACATGGTCCCGATGGACGAACCGTTGTCTTTACAGCGACTGGTCACCAATTGGATTCAAGACATACCAGTTCCCATACATAGCTCCTTGAAGGAAGACCTGATGTTGCAGCAAATCGTCAATAACTACactttattatacttttaa
- the LOC123706017 gene encoding uncharacterized protein LOC123706017 yields the protein MIVHIALKKLDSDTVRAFETEFGSEMPTFDNLVQFIQTRAKVLERIHPSTNSGINKPPRKNNYNRSSNNNSSAPPKYQSYVTTADSAYSCLCKNITHQHLYKCSSFHKMSPQERLKYVKDRNACINCLSIKHRVSSCSSYSNCRICKLKHHTMLHLKRESSIPAPASHPPPRSTPPLPAPSPPSGECVRSDVALFTASYTADTDNAFQCNAPVNKQCTILLSTAEVVAYNCKGERLIIRALLDSASQSHFITNECCERLGIKPQKTERTIIKGFGGSEKIINSNSVNIKFYSRLDNNISFNISPLVVDHVTDLLPTAVIDTSVLSHISHLPLADESFGTPNKIDLLIGASLFPHLLLPDVVHASRDSSAPAALRTVLGYVIMGSVPTIPNIHKPPLTCCHVQETAAIDSLVRRFWELEELPTAPPVQHPDDVECEEYYKLTTTRDPVSGRYIVSLPFKDDFYTLGDSFNIARKRFMCLERKLQASPKLRLAYDDVIKDYLTKNYISPAPPYDPRDPTPIYIIPHHAVLREDKSSTKLRMVLDASMPTSGSQRSLNDLLHVGPNLQGNLFTIILGFRLHAIAMTADCRQQFLQIFVREFDRRFQCFLYRFSPQDPLLLYQFNRVCFGIKSSPYHALRTVRQLVEDDGAKYPLASSIASSSLYMDDIAFSIPTECEAVSASQQLIDLFKGAQWDLVKWNSNSKNVLDNLPASHKLLPSAVEFDKTVQHKLLGLHWSTVDDCFYFKITAPADVMCTKRSILSITARLWDMMGFVAPTVVYNIPSDNFYHVSGIENPADILSRGITPQNLVSHPLWFQGPQWARSDPSGWPLKSLDGESIADIPERKLCTHTVCSPIKHCALYDTALRVSSRRVFYIYRFLILLSRRGVMMTVEEPNFAVNKIIPALQNKYFAEEYSNILYYKFYLQAFNHLKPFTRDRLILVGRLSDTALEYAHKHPAILPLTKTPSNIDPNSIVRDEEVVKNKGSIFVIEKRVRLFESPKNKTKDEEKETSTELSHFERRKVSKRHSEDKIEAIESPQSPVPSITWKDKKCRSFKLPPLFDPYVPIDPQDKTKPVLEFELVVSRF from the exons ATGATTGTTCATATCGCGCTGAAGAAGTTAGACTCAGATACTGTTCGCGCTTTCGAGACTGAGTTTGGTAGTGAAATGCCTACTTTTGATAACTTAGTTCAATTTATTCAAACTCGTGCGAAGGTATTAGAACGCATTCATCCTTCCACAAATTCGGGAATAAATAAACCGCCTCGAAAGAATAATTATAACCGcagttcaaataataattcgtCCGCTCCGCCTAAGTATCAGTCTTACGTAACAACCGCTGATTCCGCTTATAGTTgtctttgtaaaaatattacgcatcaacatttatataaatgttcgagttttcataaaatgagtCCGCAGGAACGTTTGAAATACGTAAAGGATAGAAACGCGTGTATAAATTGTCTCAGTATAAAACATCGAGTTTCTAGTTGCTCgtcgtattctaattgtcgcatttgtaaattaaaacatcataCAATGTTACATTTGAAACGCGAATCTTCCATACCCGCGCCTGCGTCTCACCCCCCGCCGCGCAGCACACCGCCGTTGCCTGCGCCGTCGCCGCCGTCGGGCGAGTGCGTCCGCTCTGACGTAGCGCTATTTACCGCTAGCTATACAGCTGATACTGATAACGCATTTCAATGCAACGCGCCCGTGAATAAACAatgtactattttattatcaaccgCTGAAGTCGTAGCTTATAATTGTAAAGGTGAACGGCTTATTATTCGCGCGCTTTTAGATTCCGCTTCGCAAAGTCACTTCATTACGAATGAATGTTGTGAACGCTTAGGTATTAAACCGCAGAAAACCGAACGTACTATTATTAAGGGGTTCGGTGGTtcagaaaaaattataaatagtaattccgtaaatataaaattttattcgcgTCTTGACAACAAcatatcttttaatatttcaccGCTAGTTGTTGATCATGTTACGGATTTATTACCTACCGCTGTTATAGACACTTCTGTCTTATCGCATATTTCGCATTTACCGCTCGCAGATGAGAGTTTTGGCACGccaaataaaatcgatttatTAATCGGTGCTTCTCTGTTCCCTCATCTGCTTCTCCCCGACGTAGTTCATGCATCTCGTGACTCGTCGGCGCCCGCTGCATTGCGCACGGTGTTAGGCTATGTAATAATGGGTTCAGTACCCACCATACCTAACATACATAAACCGCCCTTGACGTGTTGTCACGTTCAAGAGACCGCCGCTATTGACTCATTAGTCAGGCGTTTCTGGGAGCTCGAGGAGCTTCCTACCGCACCGCCCGTTCAACATCCCGATGATGTTGAATgtgaagaatattataaattaactacAACCCGCGACCCCGTGAGTGGCAGATATATTGTTTCGCTTCCATTTAAGGATGATTTCTACACTCTCGGTGACTCATTTAATATTGCCCGCAAGCGTTTCATGTGCCTCGAAAGAAAGCTACAGGCTTCACCTAAATTAAGGTTGGCATATGATGACGTCATAAAAGATTATCTAACGAAGAATTATATTTCACCCGCGCCTCCGTATGATCCGCGTGACCCTAcacctatttatattataccgcATCACGCTGTTCTGCGCGAGGATAAATCGTCGACTAAGCTGCGCATGGTTTTAGATGCTAGCATGCCAACTTCTGGAAGCCAGCGTTCATTGAATGACCTTCTGCATGTTGGGCCGAATTTACAAGGcaatttgtttacaataattttaggtTTTCGTCTCCACGCGATTGCCATGACCGCCGATTGCCGCCAACAATTTCTGCAGATATTCGTGCGTGAGTTTGATCGtcgttttcaatgttttttatatcGTTTCAGCCCGCAGGATCCGCTACttctttatcaatttaatcgAGTTTGCTTCGGCATCAAGTCTAGTCCTTATCATGCACTGCGCACGGTAAGACAGCTCGTAGAAGATGACGGCGCGAAATATCCGCTCGCGAGTAGCATTGCGTCTTCCTCGTTGTATATGGATGATATCGCCTTCTCTATTCCCACGGAATGTGAAGCAGTTTCCGCGTCGCAGCAGCTCATCGATTTGTTTAAGGGAGCTCAGTGGGATCTAGTTAAATGGAATAGTAATagtaaaaatgtgttagataATCTTCCCGCTTCGCACAAACTTTTACCCTCCGCGGTAGAGTTTGATAAGACCGTGCAACATAAATTACTTGGTCTGCATTGGTCTACTGTTgatgattgtttttattttaaaattaccgcACCCGCAGATGTGATGTGCACTAAGCGCTCCATCTTGTCAATTACCGCCCGTCTGTGGGACATGATGGGCTTCGTTGCTCCCACAGTCGTGTATAACATCCCATCAGATAATTTCTACCATGTTTCTGGTATTGAAAATCCCGCTGACATTCTTTCGCGTGGCATTACGCCACAAAATCTCGTCTCGCACCCTCTGTGGTTCCAAGGACCCCAGTGGGCTCGTTCGGACCCATCCGGATGGCCTCTTAAGAGTCTCGATGGTGAGTCTATTGCAGACATTCCCGAACGAAAATTATGCACGCACACTGTGTGCTCGCCTATAAAGCATTGCGCTTTATACGATACCGCCCTTCGCGTCTCGTCGCGtcgtgtattttatatttataggttccttatattattatcccgCCGCGGTGTTATGATGACCGTAGAGGAACCTAATTTcgctgtaaataaaattattcccgccctgcaaaataaatattttgcagaGGAGTATTCTAATATactctattataaattttatttgcaggCTTTCAATCACTTGAAGCCTTTTACTCGCGACAGACTAATCCTCGTCGGACGTCTAAGCGATACCGCCCTGGAATATGCACATAAGCATCCAGCGATATTACC ATTGACGAAGACACCATCTAACATTGATCCAAATTCTATTGTCCGTGATGAAGAAGTCGTGAAGAATAAAGG ATCGATATTTGTTATAGAAAAACGTGTGCGGTTATTCGAAAGTCCTAAAAATAAGACTAAGGATGAAGAGAAAGAAACATCGACAGAACTGTCGCACTTCGAAAGGCGTAAAGTTTCTAAAAG GCATTCAGAAGATAAGATAGAAGCTATTGAATCACCACAAAGTCCAGTGCCATCTATAACATGGAAAGATAAAAAATGCAGAAGCTTCAAATTGCCACCATTATTTGACCCGTACGTGCCGATTGATCCTCAAG ATAAAACAAAACCTGTGTTAGAATTCGAACTAGTGGTATctagattttaa
- the LOC123706204 gene encoding cyclic nucleotide-gated cation channel beta-3 encodes MTADYFSDIIYILDVVFVKPRLMFLSEGFWVTDQTETRKNYKRKTQYKFDVISLLPLDIFYFYFGTSMVILRFPRVLKLQTFWEFHQAMDRVLSSPYVVRIGKTLFYIFYLIHLNACAYYAMSDYIGLGSNSWVYDNVGNAYIRCFYFATKTATSIGKNPKPGNTFEYLYMTAAWLMGVFVFALLIGQIRDIIATATRQRAEYRKKVDGCIRYLRRLNMPINLQRRVTCWFNYTWSQQRCFDEAKILNSLPYNMKRDVALEVHMSTLSKVQLFRDCSTSLLRDLVLQLRPVSVLPGDLVVRRGDVGHEMYIVKTGECLVMSPDEKEVLVTLGEGSVFGEISLLGIDGLRRRTATVRSRGYSTLFALSRSDLDTALDYHKEAAKILRRRADQIIRENAARQAKHKMSKHRDEGARRRRSGSSNDSLTVDKRNRSASAQSKRKLSMVSEDKPAEIHPNPSPVPRAELRTPIPTIVLSSEIN; translated from the exons ATGACCGCTGATTATTTCTCCGATATTATCTATATCCTTGATGTTGTTTTCGTCAAACCGAGACTAATGTTCTTGAGCGAAGGTTTCTGGGTCACTGATCAGACGGAAACTAGAAAGAATTATAAGAGGAAAACCCAGTATAAG tTTGATGTAATCTCCCTTCTGCCATtggatattttttacttttacttcGGAACAAGTATGGTGATACTGCGATTCCCGAGGGTACTTAAATTACAGACGTTTTGGGAATTTCACCAGGCAATGGACCGAGTGCTCTCTTCTCCATACGTG GTGCGGATCGGCAAGACccttttttacatattttacttgATCCACCTAAATGCTTGCGCATACTACGCCATGAGCGATTACATAGGTCTCGGCTCTAATAGCTGGGTATATGACAATGTTGGAAACGCGTACATACGATGCTTCTACTTCGCTACCAAAACTGCTACGTCTATTG GTAAAAATCCAAAACCAGGGAATACATTTGAGTACTTATACATGACGGCCGCTTGGCTCATGGGCGTCTTCGTGTTCGCTTTGCTCATTGGGCAAATACGAGATATCATTGCTACGGCTACTCGACAGAGA GCAGAATACCGCAAGAAAGTGGACGGCTGTATCCGATACTTACGTCGATTAAATATGCCCATTAACCTCCAAAGACGAGTTACCTGCTGGTTCAACTACACTTGGAGCCAGCAACGCTGTTTTG ATGAAGCAAAAATTCTTAATTCTTTGCCATATAATATGAAGCGCGATGTAGCTTTGGAAGTGCATATGTCCACGTTAAGTAAG GTCCAACTATTCCGGGACTGTTCGACCTCACTCCTCCGTGACCTGGTGCTCCAACTACGACCAGTGTCCGTGTTACCGGGAGATCTGGTCGTGCGCCGCGGGGACGTGGGCCACGAGATGTACATCGTGAAGACTGGCGAGTGTCTG GTAATGTCCCCTGACGAAAAAGAGGTTTTAGTAACTCTTGGTGAAGGTTCTGTCTTTGGCGAAATCAGTCTTCTCGGTATAGATGGTCTAAGGAGACGCACTGCTACAGTACG ATCTCGTGGTTACTCCACTCTCTTCGCCCTATCCCGTAGCGACCTAGACACAGCATTAGATTACCATAAAGAAGCGGCTAAAATCCTCCGTCGTAGAGCCGACCAAATAATTCGGGAAAATGCAGCAAGGCAGGCTAAACATAAAATGTCTAAACATAGAGATGAAGGAGCTAGGAGGAGAAGGAGTGGCAGTAGTAATGATAGCTTGACTGTGGACAAAAGGAACAGGTCGGCTAGTGCACAGTCTAAGAGGAAGTTGTCTATGGTGTCTGAAGATAAG cCAGCTGAAATACACCCGAATCCATCGCCCGTACCGCGCGCAGAGCTTCGAACACCGATACCAACCATCGTTCTTTCcagtgaaattaattaa